In the genome of Streptomyces sp. P3, the window CCGCGCACGCAGGCACCCCCATGAGCCGCCTGTCGAAGGGCACCAGCCAGAAGGTCGCCGTGGCGCAGGCGCTCCTCGCCGAACCCGAACTGCTGATCCTGGACGAGGCCTGGACCGGCCTGGACGCGGACGCGCGTGCCGAGCTGGAGCGGGCCGTCGCCGAGCGGACGGCGGCCGGCGCGGCCGTGGTCTTCGTCGACCACGACCCCCGCCGACTCGCCGACGCCACCGACGTCGTACTCACCGTCCGGGACGGCGGTCTGCACGCGCGCGTGGACTCCGACGCCGACCCGGACACCGCGCCCGCCGGCCCGCGGACGACGGTCGAGGTGCACGGCCCGGCCGCGGCCCTGCCACCGCAAGCGCTCCGGCTGGCCACGTCGGCAGAGCAGACGGCCGAGCGCCGCCACCGGCTGACCGTCCCGGGCTCGCACTCCGACGTCCTGCTCCGCGCCCTGCTGACCGCCGACCCGCCGTGGCACGTGGTGAGCGTCCGTCAAGAAGAGAGCCGCCCGTGACCGCCCTGCTGCGCTACCAGAGCGCTCTGCTCGTCCGCTCGCAGCGCTGGCTGCCGCCGTTCCTGCTGTACGCCGTCTTCCTCGGCGTCGGCGTGCGGGGCGGCCAGCCGCTGCTGGACTCGCTCGGCTACGCGGCCGCGTTCCTGCTGCCCGTGGCCGCCTGGCTGGTGCGGATCTGCGTCTCCAACGAGCCGCCGGCCGCCCGCACCGTCGTCGCCGCGGCGGCCGGGCCGGCGCGGGCGCATCTGGCCTGTGTGCTGGTCGCCCTGTCCGCGGCCGCCGCGTTCGGCGTGGCGGCGACCATGCTCGTCACCTTCGTCAGCGACCCGGTCGGCAGCGACCACCAGCGGCGGGTCCCGGTTCTCGAGGCGGCCGGCGCAGGCCTGCTCGCCGTCCTGACCTGCGCGCTGCTCGGCGCGGCCGTCGGCGCGCTCACCGCCTGGCCGGTGCTGCGCTCGCCGGGCCGGGCGGTCCCCGCGCTGCTGCTGGCGGCACTGCTGGCGCTGGTGGTGAGCGGGTCCCCGGCGCACGCGGCCGTCAGCGGCCTGGTGGGCGGCTCCCGGACGGCCACCGTCCACCTGCCGCTGTGGCCGACGGCGGCGGCGGCCCTGTTGGGCGCGGCCGCGATCGCCGCCGCCTGCGCGCTGACGTCCCGCCGGTCGTCCTGACCGGTTCTCGGCACGGGCGGGCAGCCGACCGCACGGGGGCGCGGGGCACGGGGCGGGGGGCGGGCGTCTGCCCGGCGGCCGGGAGCCGTCATCCCGAGCACGCGGTCCGCTGGGCCTCCTGCCACTCGCACACCGGGCACAGCGTGATGCCCTTGTAGGAATCCGGGTACTCCGTCGGCTTGCGGCACTGCACGCACTCCGCGTACGGAGGCCCCTCGGCCAGGGATGGCCGGGTTGCGTCGATCAGGCAGTACTCACGCTCGCTGTCGTCGCTCATGACTCCAGCGTACGAAGCTCCGGCCGGTCGTCGAAGCGGAGCCACGGGCCGCCCGGGCGGAGGCGGGATCGGGCCGGTGTGGTGGGCGGGCAGCGAGGTGTGGGCGGCCCGTGCGGAGCGGGTGGGAGGCGGTGGGCGGGCGGCGGGGGTGCGCCCGCTGAAGCGGTACGCCGGTGGTCGGTGGTCGGTGGTCGGATGGGCGTCGGGTGGTCCCGCGTGGGGGCCGACGGCGCAGGACCGTCCGGCTCGTGGACTCGTGGACTCGTGGGCCCGGGGGTGTGGGGAGGCGGTGGTGCCGCACGTTCGACCGCCGGCCCTGCAGGTCACCGCCGCCCGCTCGCCGCCGCGATCAGCTCGGAAACCTTCACGAACCGGTATCCGCGCCGGCGCAGCTCCGGGACGATCGTCCGCACCGCCTGCTCGGTCGTCGGAGCCGCGCTGCGGGTGCAGTGCATGACGACCACCGAGCCGGGCCGCACGCCGTCCAGCACCTGCCGGGCCACGGCGTCCGCGTCGGTGGCGAACGCGTCCCCGCTCACCACGTCCCACTGCACCGCGGTGACACCGGTGCCGCTCACCGCGCGCAGCGCCCGGCTGTCGTAGCAACCGCCGGGGAAACGGAAGTACGGCATCGCGTTCGGCACGCCGGCCTTGCGGAACGCCGTGTAAGCCCGTTCGACATCCGTTCTCATCCCGGCCTCGGGGACGGTCGGCAGCCCGTAGCAGTCGCCGGTGAAGGCGTAGTGGCTGTAGGAGTGGTTGGCGATCTCGAACCGCGGGTCACGGCCCAGCGAGCGGGCCTGGGCGGGGTACTCCTCGGCCCAGCGGCCGGTCATGAACACGGTGGAGGGCACCTTCAGCTCGCGCAGCGCCGCGATCAGGCCCGGGTTGTCGAAATGCTCGCCGGCCGCCGCCCGGGCCCCCTGGTCGGCGGTCATGTCGGCGTCGAAGGTGAGGGCGACGGTCCGGCCGGCGGCGTGGGGCGCACTGCGGAAGACTGGGGTGAGTCCGGCCGGACCGGGGGCCAGGGTGGGGGGCCGGGAGGGGGCGGCGGGTGTGGTGGATGCGGCGGAGGCGGAAGCCCGGGGTGAGGAGGGAGCCGTGGCGGGTGTGGAGGTGGCGGCGGTGGCGGTCGGACGGGCGGTCACCGGACGCTCGGGCGTGCCGCAGCCGGTGAGTGCGGTGAGTCCGGCCGCGAGAGCGCAGAGAGCGGCGGCCTGGCGACGGCGCGCAGGAAGGATCATCGTATGAACCTATGCGGGACGCCCGGTGGTCGGTACGGAAATATGACCGCGGTCCCGATGTCGTCACCCGCCTGCGCGCCCGCGTGCTCCGTCCAGCCGCGCCGCCGCGCCTCACCCGGGACTCACGCGAGCCCGGTCAGCGCCGCCAGGGGCCCGTCACGGCGAACGTCGTCCCGGGCGTGTAGCAGTTGACGTACATCGTGTCGCCGTCGGGGGAGAAGGTGACGCCGGCGAACTCACCCCACTCGGGCTCCTCGGGCGTGCCGATGTTCTGGCGCCCCCGCGCCATCGCGTACACGTCGCCGCCTCTGGTCACGCCGAAGACGTGCTGCGCGCCGTTGCCGTCCTCGCAGACCATCAGGCCGCCGCTGGGGGCGAGGCAGATGTTGTCCGGGGACTCGCCGGGCAGCTGCACGTCCGTGTCGGGTCCGAACACGATGACGAGGGTGAGACGGCGGCGCTGCGGGTCGTAACGCCAGATCTGGCCGAAGTGGTCGGCCGCCGAGCCGTCCGTCCCGCGCGCGAACGACGACACGAAGTACACGCACTGCCCGCCCCAGTAACAGCCCTCCAGCTTCTGGGCGTGGGTGATGCCCTTCGGGCCGAAGTCCTGCAGCCGGACAGGCGTTTGAGCGGCGAGGGGATCCGGCACGTCGACCCATTCGATGCCCTCGAAGACACGGCCCGTGTCCTGGATGGAGGACAGATCCGGCACGCCGGGCACCCGCATCGCCTGCAGCCGGCCACCCGCGCGCAGCGAGCCGACACCGCCCAGCGGCTTCTCCGGTAGGAAACGATAGAAAAGGCCGAAGGGGTGAAGAAACGCGTCCTCCGTCTCGTAAACGATTCCGCGCCGCGGGTCGACGGCGATCGCCTCGTGCTGGAAACGGCCCATCGCGGTCAGCGGCACGGCTCCGGTGCGGCGCGGGTCGGACGGGTGGACCTCGAAGATGAAACCGTGATCCTTGGTGTAACCGTTTGTGCCGGCTTTGTCCTCGGTCTCCTCGCAGGTCAGCCAGGTGTGCCACGGAGTGGGTCCCCCCGCGCAGTTGACGGCCGTGCCCGCGATCGCGACCCGCTCGGAGAGCACCCGGCCCCGGGAGTCGAGCGTCAGGGCCGTGCAGCCGCCCTTGCCGGCCGGATCGTAGGTCAGGCCCTTGACGGTGGGAACGGGATGCGCGGCGGCGGGACGGTTCTCGTGGTTGCGGACCAGGTGCACGCGGCCGCCCTGCCCCGGGAGCGCCGTCATGCCGTCGTGGTTGGAGGGCACCGGGCCCTCGCCGGAGCGCAGCGGTTCGCCCTCGCGGGACAGGACCCGGTAGCGGAAGCCCTCGGGGAGGTCGAGGAGGCCGTGGGGGTCGCGGACGAGGGGGCCGTACCCCTTGTGACCGAGGCCCTGCGCGGCCGCGGTGCCCGCGAAGAGGTCGGAGAGGGCGCCGGTGAACGCGATGCTCGCGCCCACCCCCAGCGCACCGGTGCCGACGAGGATCTGACGTCGTGTCGCGGACATGGGAAAACCTTCCTGCTGGCGGACAGGACTGTGATCCCGCTGTGTCTATCACCCGTGGCGCGCCCCGGGAACCACGCGCGGCGCAGGTGTCACTCGTCGGCGGCCTCCGGAGGGGTAGGAGCAGGCGGAGCGGGCGGCGGCTGCTGAGTCTGTTGCGGAAGCGGTTGCCACTGCGACGGTTGCGTAAACGCTTGCTGCTGACGCTGCTGGGCAACCGGTTGCTCCTCGGAATGTTGCGGTAGCGGTTGCCGCTGCTGCTGCTCGGGCTGTTGTGCAGGCGGTTGCTGCTGGGCCTTCTCCAGGAAACGCAGCAGCTCCACCGGAAACGGCAGCACGAGGGTGGAGTTCTTCTCCGCGGCGACCGCCACCACCGTCTGCAGCAGCCGCAGTTGGAGCGCGGCCGGCTGCTCGGACATCTGCGCGGCCGCCTCGGCGAGTTTCTTCGACGCCTGGAGCTCCGCGTCGGCGTTGATGATCCGCGCCCGGCGTTCGCGGTCGGCCTCGGCCTGACGGGCCATCGAACGCTTCATGGCGTCCGGCAGGGAGACGTCCTTGATCTCGACCCGGTCGATCTGCACGCCCCAGCCGATGGCCGGGCTGTCGATCATCAGCTCCAGACCCTCGTTGAGCTTCTCCCGGTTGGACAGCAGGTCGTCCAGCTCGCTCTTGCCGATGATCGACCGCAGCGAGGTCTGCGCCATCTGGGAGACCGCGAACCGGTAGTCCTCGACGTTGATGACCGCGGCCGGCGCGTCCACCACCCGGAAGTACACGACCGCGTCGACCCGCACGGTCACGTTGTCGCGGGTGATGCCTTCCTGGGCCGGAATGGGCATCGTCACGATCTGCATGTTGACCTTGCGCAGCCGGTCCACCGCGGGGATGACGAGGGTGAACCCCGGCCGGCGGACGTCGCCGTGCAGCCGGCCGAGCCGCAGGACCACCCCGCGCTCGTACTGCTTGACGACCCGTGCGGCGGCCCCGAGGTACACGAGGCCTCCCGCGACGACCGCCGCGGCCGCTCCCAGCAGCTCCTCGAGCATGTCGACCTCCTCGGCCAGAGGTCCCGATCGAGCCGTTCTGCCTACTCCTGCAACGATATGCCCGCCGTCCGGTCCGGGGCCACGCCCCGGACCGGACGGCGGGCAGGTCCGGCGTCAGCCGGCCCGGGCCGGCTCCGTCGCCGCAGCCGTGGCCTGGCGGGCCTTCACCGGCTCGGTGACCTTCACCGGTTCCGTGCCGTGGGCGCTGTGGCGTTCCGCCCAGTTCTCCAGGGCCGTCCGGCAGGCGTGGTCGAGGTGGTGCAGACCCGAGAGGTCCAGCTCGACCGGACGGTCCTGCGGAAGGGCCTCCAGGCTGTCGAGGATCTTCGGCAGGCGCAGGAAGGTCGCGTTGCCCGACAGGTACGCCTGCACCGGGCCCGCCCCCTTGTCGACGACCTCGAGCCGGATGTGCGAGGCCTCCCAGGCCGTCTTGACGACCGCCAGCGCGAGACCGATGAGGACACCCTCGAACATGCTGACCGCGACGATCGACACGGCCGTGACGACCAGGATCAGCGCCTCGCCGGGGTGCTCGCGCCACAGCGCCACGAGCGAGGGAACCGGCACGAGCTTGGCGCCCGCGTGGACGAGGATGCCGGCCAGCGCCGGGATCGGGATGTACGCCAGCAGATCCGGCAGCAGAGCCGCGAACAGCAGCAGCCACACGCCGTGCAGCACACGGGACGCCTTCGTCCGTGCCCCCGCCTGCACGTTGGCCGCGCTGCGGACGATCACCGCGGTCATCGGCAGCGCGCCGAGCACGCCGCAGACGGCGTTGCCGGCGCCCTGCGCCATGAGTTCCTTGTCGTACGCGGTGCGCGGGCCGTCGTGCAGCCGGTCCACCGCCGCCGCGCTGAACAGCGACTCGGCGGACGCGATCAGGGTGAACGCGACGATCGTGCCGAGCAGACCGACGTTCGCCAGGTCGCCGAAGGCGCCCAGCGGCGGAGGCTGGACGGACTCGAGCAGGCCCCGCACCTCCACGGTGGCCACGGGCAGGTCGAACAGCAGGGCGGCGAGCGTGGCCAGGCCCACCGCGGCGAGTGGTCCCGGCACGGTGCGGAACATCGCAGGCAACCGCTTCCACAACACCAGCACCGCGACGGTGCCCGCGCCGAGTGCGAGCGAGGCGGACCCGGCGGCGCTGCCGAGCGCGTCCACGACCGCCTCGGGGAGTCCGGCGATCTTCGCCGGACCGGACGCCGGCGCCTTGGCGCCGGCCGCCGCGTACAGCTGACCGGCGATCAGGACCAGGCCGATTCCCGCCAGCATGCCCTCGACGACCGAGACCGAGATGGCGCGGAAGTAGCGGCCCAGCCGCAGTGCGCCCATGGCGAGCTGCAGCGCGCCCGTGATCAGCACGATCACCCCGAGGGCGGGCAGGCCGAACTCCCGCACCGCCTCGAAGACCAGCACGGTCAGACCGGCGGCGGGACCGGACACCTGCAGGCTGCTGCCCCGCATGAGCCCGGTGACCAGGCCGCCGACGATGCCGGTGACGAGCCCGAGCTCGGCCGGCACGCCGGAGGCCACGGCGACGCCGACGCACAGCGGCAGCGCGACCAGGAAGACGACGAGAGAGGCGACGAAGTCCTGCTTGAGGTGCGGGAACCGGGATATTCGCCCGGTGGGCTTCTGCTGCGTCACGGCGGCGCTCACAGGGCTTCGAAGCCGTCGGTGTCGACGCGGTGCTCGAGGACCGCGCCGGTGTGCACCTCGTAGTACCAGCCGCGCACCCGCAGCCGGCCGTCGGCCAGCCGCTTCTCCACGCACGGGTACGAACGCAGCCGCAGCACCTGGGCGAGCACATGGTGCTGGACCGCGCGCATGACCGTCGGGTCGTTGGGATCGGCTGCGCCGGGCTCGCCGGCGGCGTGCGCCAGCCAGTCGCGTACGGCGGGCACGCCGTCGAGGTCGTCGCCGCGCACGAGCGCGCCGACGGCGCCGCAGTGCGAGTGGCCGCAGACCACGACGTCCTGGACGCCGAGCACCTCCACGGCGTACTCGATGGTGGCGGCCTCGCCGGTGGGGCGGTCGGAACCGTAGGGGGGCACGATGTTGCCCGCGGTGCGCAGCTCGAAGAGCTCGCCGGGCCGGGCGCCCGTGATCAGCGCGGGAACGACCCGCGAATCGGAGCAGGTGATGAAGAGAACCTGCGGGGACTGGCCTTCGGCGAGCCTGGCGAACTCCTCAGGGCGCTGTCCGAAGGTACGGGCGTTGTCGATGAGGGGCTGCATGACGTGGTGACTCCTCCTCGGCGCGCCGTGGGGGCGCGTCGGACGTGCAGGACACAGGACAGGTGGGGGACTGTTGCTCTGTTCTGCCCGCTCAGCAGCGGAAGACCTGAAGTGCCTCCGGAGAGTGGGTCGTCGAGGTTCTCGAGGTGCGGTGCCGGAGATCGCCGGGCGGGGCCGGCCGGTGCGCGGCCGCGGGGTCCTGCGCCGGCAACGCGCGCTCGGGCTCGTGGGGAGCCGAGGCTGCGCAGGCGGTGACGCGGTGGCGGTCGCGGGTGCGACGGGAGTCGGCGGGACCGCCGGGAAGCCCGCAGTCGCGCACGGTGACTTTCTCGTGGCGCGGCGTCTTGACCGACAGGGTGATTCCGGGCTGGGTCCTGGCCTCGGCATGACGCGCCGTGTGCGCGGTCGCGAAGGAAGGCGTCGGTGCGAAGAACGCGAGGGCGAGCAGGACGGCGGCGAGGAGCGAGATCACGGCGCGGGCCGACGTACCTCGGAACATGCGCCTCCCTCCGGCGATCTCACACCTCTAGCCCGGACCAACGGTTGGTCAACGACTGGTCAAGAAACAAGGTAACCCTGCAAAGTTGTTTGCAGGGTTAACTCGGTGTTTCCAGAGGAAGCGCGCCTCAAAAAAGCGGGACGCGTGGCGCGAACCGGCTCTTGACATCGGACGGCCGAGGCCGCTCAGTCGGGCTTGACGAGCGACCTGGCGTCGCGGGCCAGCGCGGTCAGCCGGGATATCGCGCGGAAGTACTTCTTGCGGTACCCGCCGTTCAGCATCTCCTCGCTGAAGAGCCGGTCGAAGGGGGCTCCCGAGGCCAGCACCGGGACCTCTCGGTCGTAGAGCCGGTCGGCCAGAACCACCAGCCGAAGCGCCGTGGACTGGTCGGGCACCGGCTGTACGTCCGTGAGGCAGACCGCCTTCAGACCGTCCGTCAGCGCGCCGTAGCGGCTCGGGTGGACCTTCGCGAGATGCTCCAGCAGGTGCGGGAAGTCGTCGAGCGAGGCGCCCTCCGTGGCGTACGCAGCCTTCGCCACCTGCTCGTCGGAGTACGGCGCCGGAGCCTGCGGCAGACCGCGGTGGCGGTAGTCCTCGCCGTCGATGCGCAGGGCGCGGAACTGTGCCGACAGACCCTGGATCTCCCGCAGGAAGTCGGCCGCCGCGAACCGGCCCTCGCCCAGCTTGCCGGGCAGCGTGTTGGAGGTCGCGGCGAGCGCCACACCGGCGTCGACCAGCTTGCCGAGCAGCGTGGAGACGAGAACGGTGTCGCCCGGGTCGTCCAGCTCGAACTCGTCGATGCACAGCAGACGGTGCCCCGAGAGCGTGCGCACCGTCTGCTGGAAGCCCAGGGCGCCGACGAGGTTGGTCAGCTCGACGAACGTGCCGAACGCCTTGAGGGCGGGCTCGGCCGGGGTCGCGTGCCACAGGGACGCCAGGAGGTGGGTCTTGCCGACGCCGTAGCCGCCGTCCAGGTAGACGCCGCGCGGCCCGGCGGGCGTCCGGGGCGGCTTCGGCCGGCCGAAGCCGAGGAACCCCCGTCGGCCGGTGCCCGTGGCGTGCGCCCCGCCGAGTCCGGCGGCGAAACCCTCGAGGACGCCGACCGCCTGCGTCTGGCTGGGCTGGTTCGGGTCCGGCAGGTAGGTGCTGAAGCGGACCGAGTCGAACCGGGGAGGCGGCACCATCTCGGCGACCAGCCGGTCCGCGGGGACGTGCGGCTGCCGGGCGCAGAGGGAGGCCGGCGAAGCGTCGGCTGTCGGGCTGAGGCCGGGGGCGGCGAAGGAGGACGACACGGTTCCCCATGCTACGGGCGTGCCAGACTGCCTGGCATGCGACGGCTGTTCCCTGTGACCGACCAGACAGCGACGACCGGCTCCGGCGGCGGCCCGCTCGGAGCCCCCGGCGAGGGGGGTGATGCCGCCGAGGACCGTGAGTGGAGCCTCGACGAGCTCGCCG includes:
- a CDS encoding ABC transporter, encoding MTALLRYQSALLVRSQRWLPPFLLYAVFLGVGVRGGQPLLDSLGYAAAFLLPVAAWLVRICVSNEPPAARTVVAAAAGPARAHLACVLVALSAAAAFGVAATMLVTFVSDPVGSDHQRRVPVLEAAGAGLLAVLTCALLGAAVGALTAWPVLRSPGRAVPALLLAALLALVVSGSPAHAAVSGLVGGSRTATVHLPLWPTAAAALLGAAAIAAACALTSRRSS
- a CDS encoding ABC transporter ATP-binding protein — translated: MERDLRLDDVGRRYGLRGPWVLRNVTLRPAPATLTRVTGPNGTGKSTLLRLLARVDAPTEGRVTGRPRTAYVPERFPAALPFTAAGYLTHLGAVHGLSRPAAERAADHWLDRFGVAAHAGTPMSRLSKGTSQKVAVAQALLAEPELLILDEAWTGLDADARAELERAVAERTAAGAAVVFVDHDPRRLADATDVVLTVRDGGLHARVDSDADPDTAPAGPRTTVEVHGPAAALPPQALRLATSAEQTAERRHRLTVPGSHSDVLLRALLTADPPWHVVSVRQEESRP
- a CDS encoding slipin family protein, which gives rise to MLEELLGAAAAVVAGGLVYLGAAARVVKQYERGVVLRLGRLHGDVRRPGFTLVIPAVDRLRKVNMQIVTMPIPAQEGITRDNVTVRVDAVVYFRVVDAPAAVINVEDYRFAVSQMAQTSLRSIIGKSELDDLLSNREKLNEGLELMIDSPAIGWGVQIDRVEIKDVSLPDAMKRSMARQAEADRERRARIINADAELQASKKLAEAAAQMSEQPAALQLRLLQTVVAVAAEKNSTLVLPFPVELLRFLEKAQQQPPAQQPEQQQRQPLPQHSEEQPVAQQRQQQAFTQPSQWQPLPQQTQQPPPAPPAPTPPEAADE
- a CDS encoding polysaccharide deacetylase family protein gives rise to the protein MILPARRRQAAALCALAAGLTALTGCGTPERPVTARPTATAATSTPATAPSSPRASASAASTTPAAPSRPPTLAPGPAGLTPVFRSAPHAAGRTVALTFDADMTADQGARAAAGEHFDNPGLIAALRELKVPSTVFMTGRWAEEYPAQARSLGRDPRFEIANHSYSHYAFTGDCYGLPTVPEAGMRTDVERAYTAFRKAGVPNAMPYFRFPGGCYDSRALRAVSGTGVTAVQWDVVSGDAFATDADAVARQVLDGVRPGSVVVMHCTRSAAPTTEQAVRTIVPELRRRGYRFVKVSELIAAASGRR
- a CDS encoding alkaline phosphatase PhoX, producing MSATRRQILVGTGALGVGASIAFTGALSDLFAGTAAAQGLGHKGYGPLVRDPHGLLDLPEGFRYRVLSREGEPLRSGEGPVPSNHDGMTALPGQGGRVHLVRNHENRPAAAHPVPTVKGLTYDPAGKGGCTALTLDSRGRVLSERVAIAGTAVNCAGGPTPWHTWLTCEETEDKAGTNGYTKDHGFIFEVHPSDPRRTGAVPLTAMGRFQHEAIAVDPRRGIVYETEDAFLHPFGLFYRFLPEKPLGGVGSLRAGGRLQAMRVPGVPDLSSIQDTGRVFEGIEWVDVPDPLAAQTPVRLQDFGPKGITHAQKLEGCYWGGQCVYFVSSFARGTDGSAADHFGQIWRYDPQRRRLTLVIVFGPDTDVQLPGESPDNICLAPSGGLMVCEDGNGAQHVFGVTRGGDVYAMARGRQNIGTPEEPEWGEFAGVTFSPDGDTMYVNCYTPGTTFAVTGPWRR
- a CDS encoding carbonic anhydrase, with the protein product MQPLIDNARTFGQRPEEFARLAEGQSPQVLFITCSDSRVVPALITGARPGELFELRTAGNIVPPYGSDRPTGEAATIEYAVEVLGVQDVVVCGHSHCGAVGALVRGDDLDGVPAVRDWLAHAAGEPGAADPNDPTVMRAVQHHVLAQVLRLRSYPCVEKRLADGRLRVRGWYYEVHTGAVLEHRVDTDGFEAL
- the zapE gene encoding cell division protein ZapE produces the protein MSSSFAAPGLSPTADASPASLCARQPHVPADRLVAEMVPPPRFDSVRFSTYLPDPNQPSQTQAVGVLEGFAAGLGGAHATGTGRRGFLGFGRPKPPRTPAGPRGVYLDGGYGVGKTHLLASLWHATPAEPALKAFGTFVELTNLVGALGFQQTVRTLSGHRLLCIDEFELDDPGDTVLVSTLLGKLVDAGVALAATSNTLPGKLGEGRFAAADFLREIQGLSAQFRALRIDGEDYRHRGLPQAPAPYSDEQVAKAAYATEGASLDDFPHLLEHLAKVHPSRYGALTDGLKAVCLTDVQPVPDQSTALRLVVLADRLYDREVPVLASGAPFDRLFSEEMLNGGYRKKYFRAISRLTALARDARSLVKPD
- a CDS encoding SulP family inorganic anion transporter produces the protein MTQQKPTGRISRFPHLKQDFVASLVVFLVALPLCVGVAVASGVPAELGLVTGIVGGLVTGLMRGSSLQVSGPAAGLTVLVFEAVREFGLPALGVIVLITGALQLAMGALRLGRYFRAISVSVVEGMLAGIGLVLIAGQLYAAAGAKAPASGPAKIAGLPEAVVDALGSAAGSASLALGAGTVAVLVLWKRLPAMFRTVPGPLAAVGLATLAALLFDLPVATVEVRGLLESVQPPPLGAFGDLANVGLLGTIVAFTLIASAESLFSAAAVDRLHDGPRTAYDKELMAQGAGNAVCGVLGALPMTAVIVRSAANVQAGARTKASRVLHGVWLLLFAALLPDLLAYIPIPALAGILVHAGAKLVPVPSLVALWREHPGEALILVVTAVSIVAVSMFEGVLIGLALAVVKTAWEASHIRLEVVDKGAGPVQAYLSGNATFLRLPKILDSLEALPQDRPVELDLSGLHHLDHACRTALENWAERHSAHGTEPVKVTEPVKARQATAAATEPARAG